Proteins encoded within one genomic window of Brassica rapa cultivar Chiifu-401-42 chromosome A09, CAAS_Brap_v3.01, whole genome shotgun sequence:
- the LOC103838952 gene encoding homeobox-DDT domain protein RLT1 isoform X2 — protein MESDGEENQMRSVADSNHKNKKMKKVVDASNSKDSPSSKPKRQMKTPFQLQTLEQVYSEETYPSEATRAELSEKLDLSDRQLQMWFCHRRLKDKKDGQVKKTPKPAPVQPASAVPALSLPAAELDSGSDSGSGSGSGCSPYSEPRREFASGSSNSRAEYETMGSAGYEQPPPRSSVMVRRAVACIEAQLGEPLRDDGPTLGMEFDPLPPGAFGTPIAMQTHQGHPYESKIYEPLDVRPRRSQAATSAFHEQQSLNDPSSFTPDMYGRYSESHSRGVDYEISRPRSSSFMQGNGPLPKSYGNSSRNCSTSQQDMPSPILPSARGDSFLLERDSSGLRAEDPYLLSDGINDGRLGRGSGQKDLEKLELQRKRNEERMRKEMERYERERRKEEERLMRERIKEEERLQREQRREMERREKFLQRENERAEKNKQKEEIRREKEAIRRKIAVEKATARRIAKEAMDLIEDEQLELMDLAASSKGLSSVIQLDHDTLQNLDLYRDSLSTFPPKALQLKMPFTISPWKDSKENVGNLLMVWRFLISFSDVLDLWPFTLDEFIQALHEYDSRLLGEIHITLLRSIIRDIEDVARTPYSGIGNNQYTTANPEGGHPQIVEGAYAWGFDIRSWKKHLNPLTWPEILRQLGLSSGFGPRLKKSNSRVTHTGEKDEAKGCEDIISTLRSGSAAESAFASMLEKGLLAPRKSRHRLTPGTVKFAAFHVLSLEGSKGLTVIELADKIQKSGLRDLRTSKTPEASISVALTRDVKLFERIAPSTYCVRAPYVKDPADGEAILAEARKKIKAFENGLAGPEDVNDLEKDEDFECDIDEDPEVDDLATLPSASKSADLGDANGLSEKGGEIMFSDVKADVKSEVEKGVSSPPTSSMKSIVPQCHSEQRKDNAVVEDSKQGKSWVLGLTEGEYCHLSVEERLEALVALVGIANEGNSIRASLEDRLEAANSLKKQMWAEAQLDNSCMRDVLKFDIQNSTREINSFNRDPSQLVDETKPPLEVVSNDVHKLSTERGSVNQEGNISQENFSSKRSRSQLKSYISHKAEEVYPYRSLPLGQDRRHNRYWHFAASASKSDPCSGLIFVELHDSKWRLIDSAEAFDTLVASLDMRGVRESHLRIMLQKIEGAFKENASKNINLARNPSLKEDSVSPSSAILGLSSDSMGASTSIRVELGRDDKEKENFLKRFHAFQRWMWTETYSSVPSCARKDGKKRCELLATCEVCIASYLSEYTHCTSCHQRLDMADGSERKIVDSGLTASPLPFGVRLLKALLVFLEASVPDEAFESFWTEEKRKNWGLKLNASSSPEELSQVLTYLESAIKKESLSSNFLSAKELLGAAGADDQESMDVFPWIPKTVSAVALRLSDLDASIVYVKPEKPEPVPEDENEQISLFPGNSLLKGKGPKEQEDQDEVVPNSGKKSNKRRVIFGSGSNKKAKKKKVQGGNGRFVAGRSNVAASRNIMSVELNHQVPGRGKRTVRKRPERNDEDNYRLVSRMADIVKPTSEEDEEEEEEQTFRGIDEDWAGETPREMDEEWASETPNRVMTPMQVDGESDDNSVGVQSEDDDDDEGQFVSYSQRNKWGFDWNSNPNEAMEDVEEEVAGVEQVQREYVAEMSESSEDDDVPAANNNAAANNYDRESEDYSSSDS, from the exons atgGAGTCCGATGGAGAAGAGAATCAGATGAGGAGCGTAGCTGATTCGAACCATAAGaataagaagatgaagaaggtcGTTGATGCTTCCAATTCAAAGGACTCTCCCTCCTCCAAGCCTAAGCGTCAGATGAAGACTCCCTTTCAGCTCCAAACCCTCGAGCAAGTCTATTCAG AGGAAACGTATCCCTCGGAGGCGACGAGGGCTGAGCTGtctgagaagcttgatttgtcAGATCGGCAGTTACAGATGTGGTTTTGTCACAGGAGGTTAAAGGACAAGAAGGATGGTCAGGTCAAGAAAACTCCCAAACCGGCCCCGGTTCAACCGGCTTCTGCTGTTCCTGCTTTGTCCTTACCTGCTGCTGAACTGGACTCCGGATCTGATTCGGGTTCTGGCTCTGGCTCTGGCTGCAGCCCTTACTCGGAGCCCAGGAGGGAGTTCGCGAGTGGTAGTAGTAACTCTCGTGCTGAGTACGAGACAATGGGGAGCGCAGGGTACGAACAGCCGCCGCCACGGTCGTCTGTGATGGTTCGTAGAGCTGTTGCCTGCATTGAAGCTCAGTTAGGGGAGCCTTTGAGAGATGATGGACCTACTCTTGGAATGGAGTTTGATCCTTTGCCTCCCGGTGCTTTTGGGACACCTATAG CAATGCAGACGCACCAAGGTCATCCATATGAGAGCAAAATTTATGAGCCACTTGATGTCCGTCCTCGAAGA TCTCAAGCTGCCACCAGTGCTTTCCATGAGCAACAATCTCTGAACGATCCGTCTTCCTTTACACCTGATATGTACGGGCGGTACTCTGAAAGTCATTCGCGTGGTGTGGACTACGAAATATCACGGCCTAGGAGTTCATCGTTTATGCAGGGGAATGGGCCTTTACCAAAGTCCTATGGAAACTCATCTCGTAACTGTTCTACATCTCAGCAAGACATGCCTAGCCCCATTCTCCCATCAGCTCGTGGTGATAGCTTCTTGCTGGAGAGAGACTCCTCAGGCCTCCGAGCTGAAGATCCTTATTTGTTGTCTGACGGG ATTAACGATGGTAGACTCGGAAGAGGGAGTGGACAAAAGGATCTTGAGAAACTAGAACTTCAGAGGAAAAGG AATGAAGAACGGATGAGAAAAGAGATGGAAAGGTATGAGCGTGAGAGGCGtaaagaagaagagaggttGATGCGTGAAAGAATTAAAGAAGAGGAGAGGTTACAGCGTGAACAGCGACGTGAAATGGAAAGAAGAGAAAAGTTTCTACAGAGAGAAAATGAACGG GCGGAGAAAAATAAGCAAAAAGAGGAGATTCGCCGAGAGAAAGAGGCTATAAGACGCAAGATTGCAGTTGAGAAAGCAACTGCACGTAGAATTGCAAAAGAGGCTATGGATCTAATTGAAGATGAGCAGCTAGAGCTGATGGATTTGGCGGCTAGTAGCAAAGGATTGTCCTCGGTTATACAGCTTGATCATGACACATTACAAAACCTTGACCTGTATAGAG ATTCTCTGAGCACATTTCCACCAAAAGCTTTGCAATTGAAAATGCCGTTTACCATTTCTCCATGGAAGGATTCCAAGGAAAATGTTGGAAACCTTTTAATG GTTTGGAGATTCCTAATATCATTTTCCGATGTTCTCGACCTATGGCCTTTTACCCTGGATGAGTTTATTCAGGCTTTGCATGAATAT GACTCAAGGTTGCTGGGGGAGATACATATTACTCTTCTGAGATCAATAATACGAGATATTGAAGATGTTGCTAGAACACCTTATAGTGGCATTGGAAATAACCAATATACTACAGCCAATCCTGAGGGTGGTCATCCGCAGATAGTTGAAGGG gCTTATGCATGGGGCTTTGACATTCGTAGTTGGAAAAAGCATTTGAACCCACTAACATGGCCTGAAATACTCCGCCAGTTGGGACTCTCAAGTGGATTTGGGCCTAGGCTCAAGAAAAGTAATTCCCGTGTGACCCATACTGGTGAAAAGGATGAG GCTAAAGGCTGTGAAGATATCATTTCTACTCTTCGCAGTGGTTCAGCAGCTGAAAGTGCTTTTGCATCAATGCTGGAGAAAGGGTTGCTGGCTCCGCGCAAGTCGAGGCATCGGTTGACACCTGGAACTGTCAAGTTTGCTGCCTTTCATGTTCTCTCTCTTGAGGGAAGCAAGGGACTGACAGTAATAGAGCTTGCCGACAAGATTCAG AAATCTGGACTTAGGGACCTGAGAACAAGCAAGACGCCAGAGGCTTCCATCTCTGTTGCATTGACAAGAGATGTGAAGCTCTTCGAAAGAATAGCCCCTTCAACATATTGTGTACGAGCTCCATACGTGAAGGATCCTGCGGATGGAGAGGCAATACTCGCGGAAGCTAGGAAGAAAATAAAGGCGTTTGAAAATGGCTTAGCAGGTCCAGAAGATGTGAATGATCTTGAAAAGGATGAAGACTTTGAATGTGATATTGATGAGGATCCCGAGGTTGATGATTTAGCCACTCTACCAAGTGCCTCAAAAAGTGCTGATCTTGGTGATGCTAATGGTTTGTCTGAAAAGGGAGGTGAGATTATGTTCTCTGATGTTAAAGCTGATGTAAAGAGTGAGGTTGAGAAGGGAGTTTCTTCTCCACCTACAAGCAGTATGAAGAGCATTGTACCACAATGCCATAGTGAGCAGCGTAAAGATAATGCTGTGGTTGAAGATAGCAAGCAGGGTAAATCATGGGTTCTAGGTCTTACAGAAGGAGAATACTGTCATCTAAGTGTCGAAGAGCGCCTTGAGGCCCTTGTTGCTTTAGTCGGCATTGCCAATGAAGGAAATTCCATCAGAGCTAGTCTCGAG GATCGTCTGGAAGCAGCAAATTCTCTTAAAAAGCAAATGTGGGCAGAAGCACAGTTAGATAACAGCTGCATGAGAGATGTACTTAAGTTTGATATTCAAAACTCTACCCGTGAGATTAATAGTTTCAACAGAGACCCTTCTCAACTTGTAGATGAAACGAAGCCGCCCCTGGAAGTTGTTTCAAACGATGTTCATAAGTTATCTACTGAGAGAGGTTCTGTTAACCAAGAGGGCAATATAAGTCAAGAAAACTTCTCTTCAAAGAGGTCACGCTCACAATTGAAATCATACATAAGCCACAAAGCAGAAGAGGTGTATCCATACCGATCCTTGCCACTTGGACAAGATAGACGCCACAATCGTTACTGGCACTTTGCTGCATCAGCATCTAAAAGTGATCCTTGCTCGGGGCTTATATTTGTTGAGCTCCATGATAGCAAGTGGCGCCTCATTGATTCAGCAGAG GCTTTTGACACTCTGGTTGCATCACTGGATATGCGTGGGGTCAGAGAGTCCCATTTACGCATAATGCTGCAGAAGATTGAGGGAGCATTCAAAGAGAATGCTTCTAAGAATATAAACCTAGCTAGAAACCCCTCTTTGAAGGAAGATTCTGTAAGCCCATCTAGTGCTATATTGGGGTTAAGTTCTGATTCAATGGGAGCCTCAACTTCTATTAGAGTTGAGCTAGGGAGAGAtgacaaggagaaggagaatTTCTTAAAACGGTTCCATGCTTTCCAGAGATGGATGTGGACCGAGACGTACAGCTCAGTGCCTTCTTGTGCTAGGAAAGACGGGAAGAAGAGATGTGAACTACTAGCAACATGTGAAGTTTGTATTGCTTCTTATTTATCTGAGTATACGCACTGCACTTCTTGCCACCAGAGATTAGACATGGCTGATGGTTCAGAGAGAAAGATAGTAGATTCAGGTTTGACTGCATCTCCTCTTCCTTTTGGAGTCAGGTTACTCAAAGCACTACTTGTTTTTCTTGAG GCATCTGTTCCGGATGAAGCTTTTGAATCATTTTGGACAgaggagaaaagaaaaaattggGGGCTTAAGTTGAATGCTTCATCATCACCTGAAGAGCTTTCACAG GTCTTGACTTATTTAGAGAGTGCAATCAAGAAAGAATCTTTGTCATCCAATTTTTTATCGGCAAAGGAGCTCTTGGGAGCTGCTGGTGCTGATGATCAGGAATCAATGGACGTGTTTCCATGGATACCAAAGACAGTATCAGCGGTTGCTTTGAGACTTTCAGACCTTGATGCATCCATTGTTTATGTGAAGCCAGAGAAACCTGAGCCAGTCCCGGAAGATGAGAACGAGCAGATT AGCCTTTTCCCTGGAAACTCTCTACTGAAAGGTAAAGGACCCAAAGAGCAAGAAGACCAAGACGAGGTTGTTCCAAACTCGGGTAAAAAAAGTAATAAACGACGAGTAATCTTTGGATCTGGATCAAACAAgaaggcgaagaagaagaaagtgcaAGGGGGTAATGGCAGATTTGTCGCTGGTAGGAGCAATGTCGCAGCCAGCAGGAACATAATGAGCGTGGAGTTGAACCATCAAGTCCCTGGAAGAGGAAAGAGAACGGTTAGAAAAAGACCAGAGAGGAACGATGAGGACAATTACCGCTTAGTCAGCAGAATGGCTGACATTGTTAAGCCTACAAGCGAAGAagatgaggaagaggaagaagagcaaACATTCAGAGGCATTGATGAAGATTGGGCAGGTGAAACCCCTAGAGAGATGGACGAGGAATGGGCTAGTGAAACACCTAACAGAGTGATGACGCCGATGCAAGTGGATGGTGAAAGTGACGACAACAGTGTTGGAGTTCAAtcagaggatgatgatgatgatgagggtCAGTTTGTGAGTTATAGTCAGAGAAACAAGTGGGGGTTTGATTGGAATAGTAACCCAAATGAGGCTATGGAGGatgtagaagaagaagttgcCGGAGTTGAGCAAGTACAAAGAGAATATGTCGCAGAAATGAGTGAGAGctctgaagatgatgatgtaCCTGCTGCTAATAATAATGCAGCAGCCAACAATTACGACAGAGAATCAGAAGATTACAGCAGCAGCGATTCATGA
- the LOC103838952 gene encoding homeobox-DDT domain protein RLT1 isoform X1 — MESDGEENQMRSVADSNHKNKKMKKVVDASNSKDSPSSKPKRQMKTPFQLQTLEQVYSEETYPSEATRAELSEKLDLSDRQLQMWFCHRRLKDKKDGQVKKTPKPAPVQPASAVPALSLPAAELDSGSDSGSGSGSGCSPYSEPRREFASGSSNSRAEYETMGSAGYEQPPPRSSVMVRRAVACIEAQLGEPLRDDGPTLGMEFDPLPPGAFGTPIAMQTHQGHPYESKIYEPLDVRPRRSQAATSAFHEQQSLNDPSSFTPDMYGRYSESHSRGVDYEISRPRSSSFMQGNGPLPKSYGNSSRNCSTSQQDMPSPILPSARGDSFLLERDSSGLRAEDPYLLSDGVRMSNDVHRKGKINDGRLGRGSGQKDLEKLELQRKRNEERMRKEMERYERERRKEEERLMRERIKEEERLQREQRREMERREKFLQRENERAEKNKQKEEIRREKEAIRRKIAVEKATARRIAKEAMDLIEDEQLELMDLAASSKGLSSVIQLDHDTLQNLDLYRDSLSTFPPKALQLKMPFTISPWKDSKENVGNLLMVWRFLISFSDVLDLWPFTLDEFIQALHEYDSRLLGEIHITLLRSIIRDIEDVARTPYSGIGNNQYTTANPEGGHPQIVEGAYAWGFDIRSWKKHLNPLTWPEILRQLGLSSGFGPRLKKSNSRVTHTGEKDEAKGCEDIISTLRSGSAAESAFASMLEKGLLAPRKSRHRLTPGTVKFAAFHVLSLEGSKGLTVIELADKIQKSGLRDLRTSKTPEASISVALTRDVKLFERIAPSTYCVRAPYVKDPADGEAILAEARKKIKAFENGLAGPEDVNDLEKDEDFECDIDEDPEVDDLATLPSASKSADLGDANGLSEKGGEIMFSDVKADVKSEVEKGVSSPPTSSMKSIVPQCHSEQRKDNAVVEDSKQGKSWVLGLTEGEYCHLSVEERLEALVALVGIANEGNSIRASLEDRLEAANSLKKQMWAEAQLDNSCMRDVLKFDIQNSTREINSFNRDPSQLVDETKPPLEVVSNDVHKLSTERGSVNQEGNISQENFSSKRSRSQLKSYISHKAEEVYPYRSLPLGQDRRHNRYWHFAASASKSDPCSGLIFVELHDSKWRLIDSAEAFDTLVASLDMRGVRESHLRIMLQKIEGAFKENASKNINLARNPSLKEDSVSPSSAILGLSSDSMGASTSIRVELGRDDKEKENFLKRFHAFQRWMWTETYSSVPSCARKDGKKRCELLATCEVCIASYLSEYTHCTSCHQRLDMADGSERKIVDSGLTASPLPFGVRLLKALLVFLEASVPDEAFESFWTEEKRKNWGLKLNASSSPEELSQVLTYLESAIKKESLSSNFLSAKELLGAAGADDQESMDVFPWIPKTVSAVALRLSDLDASIVYVKPEKPEPVPEDENEQISLFPGNSLLKGKGPKEQEDQDEVVPNSGKKSNKRRVIFGSGSNKKAKKKKVQGGNGRFVAGRSNVAASRNIMSVELNHQVPGRGKRTVRKRPERNDEDNYRLVSRMADIVKPTSEEDEEEEEEQTFRGIDEDWAGETPREMDEEWASETPNRVMTPMQVDGESDDNSVGVQSEDDDDDEGQFVSYSQRNKWGFDWNSNPNEAMEDVEEEVAGVEQVQREYVAEMSESSEDDDVPAANNNAAANNYDRESEDYSSSDS; from the exons atgGAGTCCGATGGAGAAGAGAATCAGATGAGGAGCGTAGCTGATTCGAACCATAAGaataagaagatgaagaaggtcGTTGATGCTTCCAATTCAAAGGACTCTCCCTCCTCCAAGCCTAAGCGTCAGATGAAGACTCCCTTTCAGCTCCAAACCCTCGAGCAAGTCTATTCAG AGGAAACGTATCCCTCGGAGGCGACGAGGGCTGAGCTGtctgagaagcttgatttgtcAGATCGGCAGTTACAGATGTGGTTTTGTCACAGGAGGTTAAAGGACAAGAAGGATGGTCAGGTCAAGAAAACTCCCAAACCGGCCCCGGTTCAACCGGCTTCTGCTGTTCCTGCTTTGTCCTTACCTGCTGCTGAACTGGACTCCGGATCTGATTCGGGTTCTGGCTCTGGCTCTGGCTGCAGCCCTTACTCGGAGCCCAGGAGGGAGTTCGCGAGTGGTAGTAGTAACTCTCGTGCTGAGTACGAGACAATGGGGAGCGCAGGGTACGAACAGCCGCCGCCACGGTCGTCTGTGATGGTTCGTAGAGCTGTTGCCTGCATTGAAGCTCAGTTAGGGGAGCCTTTGAGAGATGATGGACCTACTCTTGGAATGGAGTTTGATCCTTTGCCTCCCGGTGCTTTTGGGACACCTATAG CAATGCAGACGCACCAAGGTCATCCATATGAGAGCAAAATTTATGAGCCACTTGATGTCCGTCCTCGAAGA TCTCAAGCTGCCACCAGTGCTTTCCATGAGCAACAATCTCTGAACGATCCGTCTTCCTTTACACCTGATATGTACGGGCGGTACTCTGAAAGTCATTCGCGTGGTGTGGACTACGAAATATCACGGCCTAGGAGTTCATCGTTTATGCAGGGGAATGGGCCTTTACCAAAGTCCTATGGAAACTCATCTCGTAACTGTTCTACATCTCAGCAAGACATGCCTAGCCCCATTCTCCCATCAGCTCGTGGTGATAGCTTCTTGCTGGAGAGAGACTCCTCAGGCCTCCGAGCTGAAGATCCTTATTTGTTGTCTGACGGGGTGCGTATGAGTAATGATGTGCATAGGAAGGGAAAG ATTAACGATGGTAGACTCGGAAGAGGGAGTGGACAAAAGGATCTTGAGAAACTAGAACTTCAGAGGAAAAGG AATGAAGAACGGATGAGAAAAGAGATGGAAAGGTATGAGCGTGAGAGGCGtaaagaagaagagaggttGATGCGTGAAAGAATTAAAGAAGAGGAGAGGTTACAGCGTGAACAGCGACGTGAAATGGAAAGAAGAGAAAAGTTTCTACAGAGAGAAAATGAACGG GCGGAGAAAAATAAGCAAAAAGAGGAGATTCGCCGAGAGAAAGAGGCTATAAGACGCAAGATTGCAGTTGAGAAAGCAACTGCACGTAGAATTGCAAAAGAGGCTATGGATCTAATTGAAGATGAGCAGCTAGAGCTGATGGATTTGGCGGCTAGTAGCAAAGGATTGTCCTCGGTTATACAGCTTGATCATGACACATTACAAAACCTTGACCTGTATAGAG ATTCTCTGAGCACATTTCCACCAAAAGCTTTGCAATTGAAAATGCCGTTTACCATTTCTCCATGGAAGGATTCCAAGGAAAATGTTGGAAACCTTTTAATG GTTTGGAGATTCCTAATATCATTTTCCGATGTTCTCGACCTATGGCCTTTTACCCTGGATGAGTTTATTCAGGCTTTGCATGAATAT GACTCAAGGTTGCTGGGGGAGATACATATTACTCTTCTGAGATCAATAATACGAGATATTGAAGATGTTGCTAGAACACCTTATAGTGGCATTGGAAATAACCAATATACTACAGCCAATCCTGAGGGTGGTCATCCGCAGATAGTTGAAGGG gCTTATGCATGGGGCTTTGACATTCGTAGTTGGAAAAAGCATTTGAACCCACTAACATGGCCTGAAATACTCCGCCAGTTGGGACTCTCAAGTGGATTTGGGCCTAGGCTCAAGAAAAGTAATTCCCGTGTGACCCATACTGGTGAAAAGGATGAG GCTAAAGGCTGTGAAGATATCATTTCTACTCTTCGCAGTGGTTCAGCAGCTGAAAGTGCTTTTGCATCAATGCTGGAGAAAGGGTTGCTGGCTCCGCGCAAGTCGAGGCATCGGTTGACACCTGGAACTGTCAAGTTTGCTGCCTTTCATGTTCTCTCTCTTGAGGGAAGCAAGGGACTGACAGTAATAGAGCTTGCCGACAAGATTCAG AAATCTGGACTTAGGGACCTGAGAACAAGCAAGACGCCAGAGGCTTCCATCTCTGTTGCATTGACAAGAGATGTGAAGCTCTTCGAAAGAATAGCCCCTTCAACATATTGTGTACGAGCTCCATACGTGAAGGATCCTGCGGATGGAGAGGCAATACTCGCGGAAGCTAGGAAGAAAATAAAGGCGTTTGAAAATGGCTTAGCAGGTCCAGAAGATGTGAATGATCTTGAAAAGGATGAAGACTTTGAATGTGATATTGATGAGGATCCCGAGGTTGATGATTTAGCCACTCTACCAAGTGCCTCAAAAAGTGCTGATCTTGGTGATGCTAATGGTTTGTCTGAAAAGGGAGGTGAGATTATGTTCTCTGATGTTAAAGCTGATGTAAAGAGTGAGGTTGAGAAGGGAGTTTCTTCTCCACCTACAAGCAGTATGAAGAGCATTGTACCACAATGCCATAGTGAGCAGCGTAAAGATAATGCTGTGGTTGAAGATAGCAAGCAGGGTAAATCATGGGTTCTAGGTCTTACAGAAGGAGAATACTGTCATCTAAGTGTCGAAGAGCGCCTTGAGGCCCTTGTTGCTTTAGTCGGCATTGCCAATGAAGGAAATTCCATCAGAGCTAGTCTCGAG GATCGTCTGGAAGCAGCAAATTCTCTTAAAAAGCAAATGTGGGCAGAAGCACAGTTAGATAACAGCTGCATGAGAGATGTACTTAAGTTTGATATTCAAAACTCTACCCGTGAGATTAATAGTTTCAACAGAGACCCTTCTCAACTTGTAGATGAAACGAAGCCGCCCCTGGAAGTTGTTTCAAACGATGTTCATAAGTTATCTACTGAGAGAGGTTCTGTTAACCAAGAGGGCAATATAAGTCAAGAAAACTTCTCTTCAAAGAGGTCACGCTCACAATTGAAATCATACATAAGCCACAAAGCAGAAGAGGTGTATCCATACCGATCCTTGCCACTTGGACAAGATAGACGCCACAATCGTTACTGGCACTTTGCTGCATCAGCATCTAAAAGTGATCCTTGCTCGGGGCTTATATTTGTTGAGCTCCATGATAGCAAGTGGCGCCTCATTGATTCAGCAGAG GCTTTTGACACTCTGGTTGCATCACTGGATATGCGTGGGGTCAGAGAGTCCCATTTACGCATAATGCTGCAGAAGATTGAGGGAGCATTCAAAGAGAATGCTTCTAAGAATATAAACCTAGCTAGAAACCCCTCTTTGAAGGAAGATTCTGTAAGCCCATCTAGTGCTATATTGGGGTTAAGTTCTGATTCAATGGGAGCCTCAACTTCTATTAGAGTTGAGCTAGGGAGAGAtgacaaggagaaggagaatTTCTTAAAACGGTTCCATGCTTTCCAGAGATGGATGTGGACCGAGACGTACAGCTCAGTGCCTTCTTGTGCTAGGAAAGACGGGAAGAAGAGATGTGAACTACTAGCAACATGTGAAGTTTGTATTGCTTCTTATTTATCTGAGTATACGCACTGCACTTCTTGCCACCAGAGATTAGACATGGCTGATGGTTCAGAGAGAAAGATAGTAGATTCAGGTTTGACTGCATCTCCTCTTCCTTTTGGAGTCAGGTTACTCAAAGCACTACTTGTTTTTCTTGAG GCATCTGTTCCGGATGAAGCTTTTGAATCATTTTGGACAgaggagaaaagaaaaaattggGGGCTTAAGTTGAATGCTTCATCATCACCTGAAGAGCTTTCACAG GTCTTGACTTATTTAGAGAGTGCAATCAAGAAAGAATCTTTGTCATCCAATTTTTTATCGGCAAAGGAGCTCTTGGGAGCTGCTGGTGCTGATGATCAGGAATCAATGGACGTGTTTCCATGGATACCAAAGACAGTATCAGCGGTTGCTTTGAGACTTTCAGACCTTGATGCATCCATTGTTTATGTGAAGCCAGAGAAACCTGAGCCAGTCCCGGAAGATGAGAACGAGCAGATT AGCCTTTTCCCTGGAAACTCTCTACTGAAAGGTAAAGGACCCAAAGAGCAAGAAGACCAAGACGAGGTTGTTCCAAACTCGGGTAAAAAAAGTAATAAACGACGAGTAATCTTTGGATCTGGATCAAACAAgaaggcgaagaagaagaaagtgcaAGGGGGTAATGGCAGATTTGTCGCTGGTAGGAGCAATGTCGCAGCCAGCAGGAACATAATGAGCGTGGAGTTGAACCATCAAGTCCCTGGAAGAGGAAAGAGAACGGTTAGAAAAAGACCAGAGAGGAACGATGAGGACAATTACCGCTTAGTCAGCAGAATGGCTGACATTGTTAAGCCTACAAGCGAAGAagatgaggaagaggaagaagagcaaACATTCAGAGGCATTGATGAAGATTGGGCAGGTGAAACCCCTAGAGAGATGGACGAGGAATGGGCTAGTGAAACACCTAACAGAGTGATGACGCCGATGCAAGTGGATGGTGAAAGTGACGACAACAGTGTTGGAGTTCAAtcagaggatgatgatgatgatgagggtCAGTTTGTGAGTTATAGTCAGAGAAACAAGTGGGGGTTTGATTGGAATAGTAACCCAAATGAGGCTATGGAGGatgtagaagaagaagttgcCGGAGTTGAGCAAGTACAAAGAGAATATGTCGCAGAAATGAGTGAGAGctctgaagatgatgatgtaCCTGCTGCTAATAATAATGCAGCAGCCAACAATTACGACAGAGAATCAGAAGATTACAGCAGCAGCGATTCATGA
- the LOC103838953 gene encoding uncharacterized protein LOC103838953 codes for MIMHLAALFLAIIVSPLFVSSSQIEQIGSNQNDPDAAKLRISQLESVLEETTQKVKEREKLIQDAESQILDLHSASYSFESGLPLVQERISELEEEVKLLWAALRTANFDLHVLEDKARDAERQVKATAFEVKQMTEVVTEQWIQVQHLEQMKEFNNRRNHVPSRCTLLKLMSDIRWEVKNALSQLRSLWAAVTKYHHQLQGFIKHEMERNQITSALANSEVVFFMASALITFPVFGAWLLFSA; via the exons ATGATTATGCATTTGGCTGCTCTGTTTCTCGCCATCATCGTTTCACCACTCTTTGTTTCCTCATCTCAAATCGAGCAGATCGGTTCTAACCAGAATGATCCAGACGCAGCTAAGCTCAGAATATCACAACTAG AATCTGTTCTTGAGGAGACTACGCAGAAGGTGAAAGAGCGTGAGAAGTTGATCCAAGATGCTGAAAGTCAGATTCTTGATTTGCACTCTGCTTCTTATAGTTTCGAG AGCGGTTTACCTTTGGTCCAGGAGAGGATAAGCGAGTTGGAAGAAGAG GTTAAGCTCCTATGGGCTGCCTTGAGAACAGCCAACTTTGACCTTCACGTTTTAGAGGATAAGGCAAGAGATGCTGAGCGTCAAGTTAAGGCCACAGCTTTCGAAGTTAAACAG ATGACCGAAGTTGTTACGGAGCAGTGGATTCAAGTTCAGCATCTTGAGCAG ATGAAAGAATTCAATAACCGAAGGAATCACGTTCCTAGCAGATGCACTCTCTTGAAG CTCATGAGTGACATCCGCTGGGAGGTAAAGAATGCCCTGTCTCAGTTAAGAAGCCTCTGGGCAGCTGTTACCAAATACCACCACcag TTGCAAGGCTTCATCAAGCATGAGATGGAAAGAAACCAGATCACATCAGCTCTTGCAAACAGTGAAGTTGTGTTTTTTATG GCGTCTGCATTGATTACCTTCCCGGTGTTTGGAGCATGGCTCTTATTCTCTGCCTAG